In the Oceanibaculum nanhaiense genome, GAATGTCGCCTTCTTTGCGATCCACGATCCCGAAGCCGTGCAGCAGATGATCAAGGCCGGCATCGGTGCCAAGCTGACGCTGAAGCTGGGCGGCAAGATCAAGATGCCGCTGCTGGCCGCCGATGCCATCAGCGAACCGCTGGAGGTGACCGGCACGGTGCGCGTGCTGACCAATGGCGAGTTCCGCAACCGTGGGCCGATGGGCACCGGCATCCTGAACGATATGGGGCCGACCGCCGTGTTCGATACCGGCAAGGTGGAGATCGTCGTCATCTCCCGCCATCAGGAGCCGAACGACCTCAACTGCTTCTACAGCCTGGGCATCGACCCGCTGGCCAAGCGCTATCTGTGCCTGAAGAGCCGGGTGCACTGGCGCGCCGGTTTCAAGCCGATCATGAAGGATGTGGTGGAATGCGCCGGCGTCGGTGTCTGCACTTCGGATTACAACCAGCTTGAATTCAAGCATGTCCGGCGGCCGATCTATCCGCTCGATATTCTCAACGAGCCGAAGGCCGGCCGGTAACGGTTGCTTACAACCTGCCGGCGTAACCATTCGCGCGCGTACAATATTGTGCCGGGCCGGCGGAGCGGGCAGTCTTCATTTTCCAACTGGCGAAAAAACAGGAGGTCCAAGGGATGCGTCTCGTTCTCGGCATGATGAAGCACGAGACCAACACCTTCTCTCCGCTGCGTACCGACTGGGCGCGGTTCCAGGCCTGGGGTGCCTTCACCGGCGAGGAAGCCCGCAAGAATTTCGAGAAGACGGCAATGCCGCTGGGCGCCTATATGAAGCTGGCGCGCGAGCGCGGCGCCGATTTCACCATCCCGATGGCGGCGGAGGCGATGCCCTCCGGCCCGGTCGAACGCGACGCCTATGAACGCATGGCCGGCGCCATCTGCGAGGCGGTCGCCAAGGGCTGCGACGGCGTGCTGCTCGATCTGCATGGCGCCATGGTCACGGTCGATCATGAGGATGGCGAAGGCGAGTTGCTCGCCCGCATCCGCAAGATCGCGCCCGATGTGCCGATTGCCGTCACGCTCGACCTGCATACCAACCTGACGCAGCGCATGGTCGATAACTGCACCGCGCTGATCGGCTACAAGACCTATCCGCATGTCGATATGTACGAGGTGGCCGAGCAGGTCGGCCGCATCGTGCTGGACAGCATGGCGGGCAAGTGCCGGCCGGTGATGGCCTGGCGCAGCCTGCCGTTGCTGTCCCAGACCCTGAGACAGGGCACCGACGACGAGCCGATGAAGTCGCTGATCGCCATGACGCGCGCGGCCGAGGCGAAGCCGGGTGTCCTGGCGGCGAGCGTGTTCGGCGGGTTTCCGATGGCCGATATCCGCGATGCCGGCACCTCTGTCATCACCGTGACCGATGGCGATGCGGCGCAGGCGCAGGCCGTCTGTGACGAGATCGGCGCGGCGGCCTGGAAGGCGCGCGAGAGTTTCATCTACCAGCATGAACCGCTGGAGCAGGCGGTCGCCCGCGCCAAGACCCTGACGGAAGGTCCGGTGCTGCTGCTCGACCATGCCGACAATACCGGCTCCGGCGGCACGCAGGATGTGATGACGGTGATCGCCGAGGTGATGCGCCAGGGGCTGGAGGATGTCGCCGTCGCCGCGGTCTGGGACTCGGCGGCGGTGCAGGAAATGGCCAGGGCCGGAGTCGGTGCCACGGTGACCATCCGGCTGGGCGGCAAGACCGACATGCCGTCGATCGACCTAAAGGGCGAGCCGCTGGAAATCACCGGCAAGGTGAAGACCCTGACTGACGGCGAATGGGTGGTGCACGGGCCGATGTACACCGGTGTGACGGTGCAGATGGGGCCGACGGCGGTGCTGGATACCGGCAAGGTCCAGATCGTCATCGTGTCGCGCCATCACGAGCCTTGGGATACCGGCGTGTTCCGCTCCGTCGGGATCGAGCCGGAGCACAAGCGCTATCTGGTGCTGAAGAGCCGCATCCATTATCGCGCGGGTTTCGCCGGTCTGGGCAAGGCGACGATCACCTGTGACGGTCACGGGGTGACGACATCGGATAACAGCATCCTCACCTTCACCCGGCTGCGGCGGCCTATTTACCCGTTGGACCGGATGAACGACGATACGCTCTTGCCATCGACTGCCCAACAGTGATGCAGTTGATGGTGATCTGCCTCGTATGAGGGCAGGCCCATGCCTGACACGGGCAAGAAACAGGCAGAAGCTGTTGCAATTGCTAAAAGGAGTACGGCTTATCTAATAAAAACAGTTACTTATAAAAAAATCGCGACATCGCTGAGTTGGCACGGTTTTCGCCTTAGTGGCGGGGAAGCGTCGATCCGGCAAAGCCGCGATAGCTAAAAAAAGTTGAACAGGAAAGGACACGAGACAATGAAACTCCATCACATGCTGAAGGGGGCTTGCGCCGCCATCGCGCTGAGCGCGCCGATGCTGCTGGCGAACGCCGCCCCGGTCTCGGCCGAGTCGGTCCTGCGCGTGGTCAAGCATTCCAGCCTGCGCGTGCTCGACCCGATCATGACCACGGCCTACATGTCGCGTAATCATGGCTACATGATCTACGACACGCTTTTCGCGCTGAACGAGAAGCAGGAAATCACCCCGCAGATGGCCGAGGGCTACAAGGTCAGCGCCGATGGGCTGACCTACACCATCACCCTGCGCGACGGGCTGAAGTTCCATGACGGCGCGCCGGTCAAGGCCGAGGATGCCGTGGCCTCGCTGCAGCGCTGGGGCAAGCGCGACGGCATGGGCCAGAAGCTGATGGACTTCGTGAAGGAAATGAAGGCCACCAGCGACAAGAGCTTCGACATCGTCTTGAAGGAGCCCTACGGCCTGGTGATGGCCTCGCTGTCCAAGCCCAGCTCCAACGTGCCCTTCATCGTGCCGAAGAAGCTGGCCGAGACGCCGCCCTCCGAGCCGATGCCGGAGCAGATCGGGTCCGGCCCCTTCACCTGGGTGAAGGCGGAATTCCAGCCGGGCGTGAAGGCGGTCTATTCCAAGTTCGGCGATTACAAGCCGCGTTCCGAGCCGGCCAGCTGGGCCGCTGGCGGCAAGATCGTCAAGGTCGATCGCGTCGAGTGGGTGACCATGCCGGATCACATGACGGCGGCGAACGCGCTCATCAGCGGCGAGATCGACTATATCGAGAACCCGCCGACCGACCTGCTGCCGCTGCTAGAGGCCGATGACGGCATCGAGATGCGCAGCATCAACGAGCTGGGCAGCATGGTCATGCTGCGCCCGAACCATCTGCATCCGCCCTTCAACAACCCGAAGATCCTTCAGGCCATGGCCTACGCCATCAATCAGAAGGATGTGATGGTCGGCATGATGGGCGACAACGAGAAATACTACAATCTCTGCAAGTCGCAGTTCGTCTGCGGCACGCCCTATGGCACCGAGGCCGGCTCCGAAGGCATGATGGTCGGCAACATCGACAAGGCGAAGGCGCTGCTGAAGGAAGCGGGCTATGACGGCACGCCGGTGCTCATCATGCACCCGACCGATGTCGCCACCCTGTCCAGCCATCCGCCGATCGTCGCCCAGGCGATGCGTCAGGCCGGCTTCAAGGTCGATCTGGCGGCGATGGACTGGCAGACCCTGGTCGGCCGCCGCGCAAAGCAGGACCCGGTCGCGCAGGGCGGCTGGAACGTGTTCATCACCACCTGGGTCGGTCCGGACCTGATGAATCCGGTCGCCAATCTCGGCGTGAACGGCCGCGGCAAGAAGGGCGGCTGGTTCGGCTGGTACGAGGATGCCGAGATGGAGAAGATGAAGGATGCGTTCGCCCGCGAGACCGATCCGGCAAAGCAGAAGGCGCTTGCCGAGGAGATGAACAAGCGCGCCTGGCAGACCATCCCGAACCTGCCGCTGGGCCAGTTCTTCACCGTCAGCGCCTGGCGCAAGGGCGTGGTGAAGGGCGTGCTTGACGGCCCGGCACCGTTCTTCTGGAACATCGAAAAGACCAAGGGCTAAAACGGCCTAGGGCTTTATTTTGAAAAATCAGAAGAAAAGAAAAACCGACGATGTTTGCTTTCATTAGTCGGCGCATCCTGGCCACCATCCCCGTCATGGGGGTGGTGGCGCTCGTCGTCTTCCTGCTGCTCAGGCTGACGCCGGGCGATCCGGCGGCGATCATTGCCGGTGACGCCGCGACCCCCGCCGAGCTGGAAGCGATCAGGGAGCGCCTGGGGCTGAACCAGCCGATCTACCTCCAGTTCTTCGACTGGCTGATCCGGTTGCTGCAGGGTGACCTCGGCACCTCGATCCTCTCCAATACCTCGGTTGGAACGATGGTGCTGCAACGGATGGAGCCGACGTTGGCACTGGCCACGACAACGATCATCTTCGCGGTTCTGGTCGCGGTGCCGATGGGCGTGATCGCGGCCTGGAAGCACGGTACTTGGATCGACCGGGCGATCATGATCTTCTCCGTGATCGGCTTCTCGGTTCCGGTTTTCGTGATGGGCTATATCTGGATCTACGGCATCTCGATCAATCTGCGCTGGCTGCCGGTGCAGGGCTATCGATCGATTTCCGGCGGCTTCTGGCCGTTCTTCGAGCGGCTGATCCTGCCGACTCTGACACTCAGCGTCATCTATATCGCGCTGATCGCCCGCATCACCCGGGCCAGCGTGCTGGAAATTCTCGACGAAGACTATATCCGGACCGCACGGGCCAAGGGGCTGACCGAGAAGCGGGTGCTGCTGGTGCATGCGCTGCGCAACGCGGCGGTGCCCATCGTCACCATCATCGGCATCGGCATCGCGCTGCTGATCAGCGGCGTGGTGGTGACCGAGAGCGTGTTCAACCTGCCGGGGCTGGGCCGGTTGACCGTCGATGCCGTGCTGGCACGGGATTATCCGGTGATTCAGGGCATCATCCTGATCTTCGCCTTCGTCTATGTGATCGTGAATCTGGTTATCGATCTTAGTTACACGCTGTTTGACCCGAGGATACGATACTGATGGCCGTGCAAACCGAAAACGTGCCAATCGCTGCGGTGCCGGCCAAGCCCGCCCAGGCGATTTTCCGGCAGGCGCTGCGCAATCCGGGTGTGATCCTGGGGGGCGTCATCCTGTCGATCATGATCTTCGTGGCCATCTTCGCGCCGTTTCTGGGCACGGTCGATCCGGTGTATCTCGACCCGCTGACGCGCCTGAAGAAGCCTTTCACCGACTGGTTCCTGGGCACCGATGCTTTCGGGCGCGATATCTATTCCCGCATCATCTATGGCGCGCGTATCTCGCTGATCATCGGTATCGGCGCCGCCGTGCTCAGTATCGCGATCGGTCTGTTCGTCGGCCTGATCTCCGGCTATTTCCGGATCATCGATGCCATCGTCATGCGGATCATGGATGGCCTGATGGCGATCCCCGGCATCCTGCTGGCGATTGCCCTGGTGTCGCTGTCCGGCGCCTCGTTGCTGACCGTCATGGTGGCGATCACCATTCCGGAAATTCCGCGCGTCGTGCGTCTGGTACGCTCGGTCGTGCTGTCGATCCGCGAGGAGCCCTATGTCGAGGCGGCAATCTCGATTGGTACGCCGCTGCCGCTGATCCTGATCCGCCACGTCATGCCGAACACCTTCGCCCCGTTGATCGTGCAGGGGACCTACATCTGCGCCTCGGCGATGCTGACGGAGGCGATTCTCAGCTTCCTCGGCGCCGGCATTCCGCCGGAAATCCCAACCTGGGGCAACATCATGGCCGAGGGGCGGGTCTATTTCCAACTGGCCCCCTGGATCATCCTGTTCCCGGGCATTTTCCTGTCGCTGACCGTCCTCGCGGTGAACATCCTGGGCGACGGGCTGCGCGACACGCTGGACCCGAGACTGGCGAAAAGGGTCTGATCTCAATTTTCCACAATACGGAATTGTTTCTGCGCGGGGCTTCGGCCCCGCGTTTTTTTGTTGATGGCGCCGCTCAAGTTAGGCAAGTCTTACTGAAGTGGTATGTCACTTGGTCACAGGCCTTGCCGTTAAGGTGGAGAAGCCGAACAAGAAAAAATATAACAAAATCAATGTCATCCAAAAAGGGTGGGCCGGCTGGTTTGCATGCCAACCGTATAAAACAGGGAGGAATGAGACATGGAAAGCGTAAAGAAGGCGACCTCGCGTCGCAATTTTCTGAAGAACACGACGGTTGCCACCGCCGCCACGGCGGGTGCCGTTGCCGGTGTCGGCAGTCTGGCTGCGCCGGCGGTGCTG is a window encoding:
- a CDS encoding M81 family metallopeptidase — translated: MRLVLGMMKHETNTFSPLRTDWARFQAWGAFTGEEARKNFEKTAMPLGAYMKLARERGADFTIPMAAEAMPSGPVERDAYERMAGAICEAVAKGCDGVLLDLHGAMVTVDHEDGEGELLARIRKIAPDVPIAVTLDLHTNLTQRMVDNCTALIGYKTYPHVDMYEVAEQVGRIVLDSMAGKCRPVMAWRSLPLLSQTLRQGTDDEPMKSLIAMTRAAEAKPGVLAASVFGGFPMADIRDAGTSVITVTDGDAAQAQAVCDEIGAAAWKARESFIYQHEPLEQAVARAKTLTEGPVLLLDHADNTGSGGTQDVMTVIAEVMRQGLEDVAVAAVWDSAAVQEMARAGVGATVTIRLGGKTDMPSIDLKGEPLEITGKVKTLTDGEWVVHGPMYTGVTVQMGPTAVLDTGKVQIVIVSRHHEPWDTGVFRSVGIEPEHKRYLVLKSRIHYRAGFAGLGKATITCDGHGVTTSDNSILTFTRLRRPIYPLDRMNDDTLLPSTAQQ
- a CDS encoding ABC transporter substrate-binding protein, with product MKLHHMLKGACAAIALSAPMLLANAAPVSAESVLRVVKHSSLRVLDPIMTTAYMSRNHGYMIYDTLFALNEKQEITPQMAEGYKVSADGLTYTITLRDGLKFHDGAPVKAEDAVASLQRWGKRDGMGQKLMDFVKEMKATSDKSFDIVLKEPYGLVMASLSKPSSNVPFIVPKKLAETPPSEPMPEQIGSGPFTWVKAEFQPGVKAVYSKFGDYKPRSEPASWAAGGKIVKVDRVEWVTMPDHMTAANALISGEIDYIENPPTDLLPLLEADDGIEMRSINELGSMVMLRPNHLHPPFNNPKILQAMAYAINQKDVMVGMMGDNEKYYNLCKSQFVCGTPYGTEAGSEGMMVGNIDKAKALLKEAGYDGTPVLIMHPTDVATLSSHPPIVAQAMRQAGFKVDLAAMDWQTLVGRRAKQDPVAQGGWNVFITTWVGPDLMNPVANLGVNGRGKKGGWFGWYEDAEMEKMKDAFARETDPAKQKALAEEMNKRAWQTIPNLPLGQFFTVSAWRKGVVKGVLDGPAPFFWNIEKTKG
- a CDS encoding ABC transporter permease, with the translated sequence MFAFISRRILATIPVMGVVALVVFLLLRLTPGDPAAIIAGDAATPAELEAIRERLGLNQPIYLQFFDWLIRLLQGDLGTSILSNTSVGTMVLQRMEPTLALATTTIIFAVLVAVPMGVIAAWKHGTWIDRAIMIFSVIGFSVPVFVMGYIWIYGISINLRWLPVQGYRSISGGFWPFFERLILPTLTLSVIYIALIARITRASVLEILDEDYIRTARAKGLTEKRVLLVHALRNAAVPIVTIIGIGIALLISGVVVTESVFNLPGLGRLTVDAVLARDYPVIQGIILIFAFVYVIVNLVIDLSYTLFDPRIRY
- a CDS encoding ABC transporter permease, translated to MAVQTENVPIAAVPAKPAQAIFRQALRNPGVILGGVILSIMIFVAIFAPFLGTVDPVYLDPLTRLKKPFTDWFLGTDAFGRDIYSRIIYGARISLIIGIGAAVLSIAIGLFVGLISGYFRIIDAIVMRIMDGLMAIPGILLAIALVSLSGASLLTVMVAITIPEIPRVVRLVRSVVLSIREEPYVEAAISIGTPLPLILIRHVMPNTFAPLIVQGTYICASAMLTEAILSFLGAGIPPEIPTWGNIMAEGRVYFQLAPWIILFPGIFLSLTVLAVNILGDGLRDTLDPRLAKRV